The Sinorhizobium alkalisoli genomic interval GCGCACGAAATCGAAGTGCTGCTCGTCGGTACGGGGCGCGAGATCCGGCCTTTGCCCGCGGATCTGAAGGCGGTTCTCAAGGCCGCCAATATTTCCTCGGATCCCATGAATACCGGTGCGGCGGTCAGGACCTACAACGTCATGTTGGCAGAATCGCGTGCCGTCGCCGCGGCGCTGATCGCAGTTTGACGAGCGAAGGAAGTCCAAGCCGTGCAACCGCCTGATGCCCAGATTCTCGCAATGCTGCGGGATACGGACCGCGATCGCTACCTGGCCTGCCTCCTCTCGGCCCAGGAGAAACGGCATGCCCTGGCGGCTCTCTACGCTTTCTACGCAGAGATTGCGCGGGTTCGCGACGTCATTCGCGAACCCCTGCCAGGAGAAATCAGGCTGCAATGGTGGCGCGACGTATTGGGCAATGAGCAGTCGACAGGCGAGGGGCATCCGATCGCCGAAGCACTGCTTGCCTGCATCCGTGAACATCGCCTGCCGGTCGCCGTTCTGCAGAACATGATCGACGCGCGGATTTTCGATCTCTATGACGATCCCATGGAGGACCGGTCGGCTTTGGAGGGCTATGCGGGCGAAACGGCATCGGCGTTGATCCAGCTCGCGTCCCTGATCCTCGATCCCGAGAATGCAGCCGCTTCGGCGGAAGCGGCCGGCCATGCCGGCGTTGCCCAGACGATTGCCGGCCTGCTGCTGCTCTTGCCGCTGCACAGTCGGCGCGGACAGGTCTATTTCCCGGGGGAGATCCTGAGTGCGACGGGCCTCGACAGGGAGA includes:
- a CDS encoding phytoene/squalene synthase family protein, with the translated sequence MQPPDAQILAMLRDTDRDRYLACLLSAQEKRHALAALYAFYAEIARVRDVIREPLPGEIRLQWWRDVLGNEQSTGEGHPIAEALLACIREHRLPVAVLQNMIDARIFDLYDDPMEDRSALEGYAGETASALIQLASLILDPENAAASAEAAGHAGVAQTIAGLLLLLPLHSRRGQVYFPGEILSATGLDRETLLEGRDEDAIGRAVQAFCGLGRDHLMKARGSMGSISPRNFAAFTPIALAEPVFSRAEAAAGGILKQSIQPPQWQRQWWMWRASRRRHF